Within Thermus sp. CCB_US3_UF1, the genomic segment TGGTGGAGGAGGTGCCCGTGGGCCTGGCCCTCCTCTCCCCCGCCTTCCGCCGGGACCACCCCCTGGTCCAGGCCCTGAAGGCCCGGCGCATCCCCATCCTTTACCCCGGCAGGGGGACGCGGCTAGGGGTGGGGAGGGGGCGCCTCGAGGTCCTCTGGCCCCCCGGCCCAAGCGGCCAGGACGACCGGGACGGCCTGGTCCTCCTCCTGGACTTTGGCCGGGCCAAGGCCCTCCTCCTGGCGGACGTACCCCAGGGGGTGGAGGCCCAGCTCTTCCCCGGCCCGGTGGAGGTCCTCAAGGTGAGCCATCACGGCTCCCGTACCGGCACGGCGGAAGCCCTTCTGCAAAGGGCCCGCCCGGCCGTGGCCCTCATAGGGGTGGGGAGAAACCCCTTCGGGCACCCCCACCCCGAGGTGCTGGAACGCCTGGCGGCCCACGGGGTACGGGTGTACCGCACGGACCTGGCGGGGGCGGTGCGGGTCCGCTTCGGCTACGCCTGGTAGCCGAGGCGCCGCAACAGGGCCTCCAGCTCCTCCAGGGAGCGGTAGTGGATCACCACCTTCCCCCGCTTCCCCCCCACCACCCGCACCGGCAGGCCCAGGTGGCGGGATAGCTCTAGGGCCAAGGGGGAGTCTTCCCGAGGCCTAGGGGCCCGTTCCCGCAGGAGGCGTTCCCTTAGGGCCTCGGCCTGGCGGACGGAAAGGCCCTTCTCCAGGATCTCCCGCAACCCCCAAAGCCGGTCCTCCGGCTCCAGCATCAGAAGGGCCCGGGCGTGGCCGGCGGAGATCTCCCCCCTTTCCAAGGCCTCCAGGGCCTCCTGGGGCAGCTGAAGGAGGCGGAGGGCGTTGGCCACGGTGGAGCGGGCCTTGCCCACCCGCTTGGCCACCTCCTCCTGGGTGAGGCCCATGGCCAGGAGGGCCTGGTACCCCCGGGCCTCCTCCACGGGGTTGAGGTCCTCCCGCTGCAGGTTTTCCACCAGGGCCAGCTCTAGGGCCTCCTGGTCGCTCAGGTCCCGGATCAGGACCGGAACCTCCCCCAGGCCCGCCATCTGGGCGGCGCGGTAGCGCCGCTCCCCGGCCACCAGCTCGTACCCCTCGCCCTTAGGCCGCACCAGAAGAGGCTGGAGAAG encodes:
- a CDS encoding ParB/RepB/Spo0J family partition protein, with protein sequence MSKKPSGLGRGLEALLPKTPGGVVRLPLTAIRTNPQQPRRRFSQESLEELAASIREKGLLQPLLVRPKGEGYELVAGERRYRAAQMAGLGEVPVLIRDLSDQEALELALVENLQREDLNPVEEARGYQALLAMGLTQEEVAKRVGKARSTVANALRLLQLPQEALEALERGEISAGHARALLMLEPEDRLWGLREILEKGLSVRQAEALRERLLRERAPRPREDSPLALELSRHLGLPVRVVGGKRGKVVIHYRSLEELEALLRRLGYQA